Proteins from a single region of Runella sp. SP2:
- a CDS encoding GDSL-type esterase/lipase family protein encodes MKLVVSFCLCFPLVFTGWAQRFQRYQHETFPQIDSVINVPFGEARNIKGENEKLLLDVYSPHGDTLRKRPLVVFVHGGGFTGGDKKVGYPLLFSYGLAKRGYVCGSINYRLGVEEPKNDKSYFEAMYRAVQDTKAAIRFFRKNAEQYGIDTSQIYLMGGSAGAMTALHAAYLDANEVPAYVNTKRWGKLEGNSGNAGYSSKVKAIINCWGAMVDYRWIQKGDIPNFNVHGVADKLVPSDSSLTYNGFKYGSQVVFEHSLALGIATGIRLYENTGHTLDNDKSKQTQALEEAGYWLAAQLKGKLNVTRFEKEIFAFKEADKTETYTNNAILVTGSSFVRLWKNINQDLAPHEIIHRGFGGSTVAEMAYYIPQILGKHQPKAIVIYTGSNDIADSPLDKTPLQILETYKVVVKNIRAKLPNAAIYWIAISPNERRWGVQDKILEANALLKNYCESTPKLYYIETMPQLLGKDGKYQPELYIGDKLHFNEKGYEIWTKVIGGVLNRDFGKK; translated from the coding sequence ATGAAATTGGTTGTTTCTTTCTGTTTGTGTTTCCCGCTCGTGTTTACAGGATGGGCTCAGCGCTTTCAACGCTATCAACACGAAACCTTTCCCCAAATCGACTCCGTCATCAATGTACCTTTTGGCGAAGCGCGAAACATCAAAGGCGAAAACGAGAAACTCTTGCTGGACGTGTACAGCCCCCACGGCGATACGCTCCGTAAGCGTCCGTTGGTGGTGTTTGTACACGGAGGAGGATTTACGGGAGGCGATAAAAAAGTAGGGTATCCGCTGTTATTCAGCTATGGGTTGGCCAAAAGGGGGTACGTCTGTGGTTCCATCAACTATCGGTTGGGCGTGGAAGAACCTAAAAACGACAAAAGCTATTTTGAAGCCATGTACCGCGCGGTGCAGGACACCAAAGCTGCCATTCGCTTTTTTAGAAAAAATGCCGAACAGTACGGAATTGACACCTCCCAAATTTACCTCATGGGAGGTTCGGCGGGAGCCATGACTGCCCTGCACGCCGCGTATTTGGATGCCAACGAAGTACCCGCCTACGTCAACACCAAACGCTGGGGAAAGTTGGAAGGCAACAGCGGGAATGCAGGGTATTCGTCGAAAGTGAAAGCCATTATAAATTGTTGGGGAGCAATGGTCGATTATCGTTGGATTCAAAAAGGCGACATCCCCAATTTCAACGTTCACGGCGTGGCCGACAAACTCGTACCGAGCGATTCTTCTTTGACGTACAATGGCTTCAAATACGGCAGCCAAGTCGTTTTTGAACATTCGTTGGCCTTGGGCATCGCCACGGGAATACGTTTGTACGAAAACACGGGTCATACCCTCGACAACGATAAGTCCAAACAAACCCAAGCCCTCGAAGAGGCGGGGTATTGGTTAGCGGCGCAGCTCAAAGGAAAGTTGAACGTCACGCGTTTTGAGAAAGAAATCTTTGCGTTTAAGGAGGCCGATAAAACCGAAACCTACACCAACAACGCGATTTTGGTGACGGGAAGCTCGTTTGTGCGTTTGTGGAAAAACATCAACCAAGACCTTGCCCCGCACGAAATCATTCACCGTGGTTTTGGCGGCTCCACGGTGGCCGAAATGGCGTATTACATTCCTCAGATTTTGGGGAAACATCAACCCAAAGCCATTGTGATTTATACAGGTAGCAACGACATTGCCGATTCGCCGCTTGATAAAACGCCTTTACAAATCCTCGAAACCTACAAAGTGGTTGTGAAAAACATACGGGCAAAGTTACCCAACGCGGCCATTTACTGGATTGCAATTTCTCCCAACGAACGCCGCTGGGGAGTGCAAGATAAAATACTGGAAGCCAATGCGTTGTTGAAAAACTACTGCGAATCAACGCCCAAGCTGTACTACATCGAAACCATGCCGCAGTTGTTGGGAAAAGATGGCAAATACCAGCCCGAACTGTACATTGGCGACAAGCTGCATTTCAACGAAAAAGGCTACGAAATTTGGACAAAAGTAATCGGGGGCGTACTAAATCGTGATTTTGGTAAGAAATAA
- a CDS encoding APC family permease, with protein MTKPASSPTLSRQLGLLSLTATGICSMIGASIYIVPIMIQRNVPGIGPYVLPAFLLAAVPALLAAFAYASLSSAMPQAGGSYVFASRGLHPYLGFVASFSQWFGLTIVIGVICYVIVPFFRDIANALGWDTTAQLLETGWVRLTLALALLWTFVGINMRGLAFYERTLIPLMVLMFVLGAIVIVAGFYFNHADFVAALAIKENRAISISSVATFDWSTFLSAGAVLFASFIGFDSIAQAGGEAKNPEQMLPRAIALAVLIVGCFYFVFTAAVYHAIPWQYIAEEASKKDISAPGLFSILLTPQWGVAILVGATIALVNDLPAMLLSVSRLLFAWAEDGIFPKTLADIDPHTHTPKRALLLSGGMATIGILGSHFASDFFLGVDIMVTSMLVNFLLMCITLLTLPKRNPAIAQRIKVLASPWLRRTLAWAGIGCLVAFLGIHVWKDLQASVGAWYFHSTYVWLLVMGAASLIYVRRKPLSDND; from the coding sequence ATGACTAAACCCGCTTCTTCACCCACGCTTTCCCGTCAGTTGGGGCTGCTGAGCCTCACCGCGACGGGGATTTGCTCCATGATTGGAGCTTCCATTTACATTGTGCCCATTATGATTCAGCGCAACGTGCCTGGCATTGGCCCGTACGTATTGCCTGCGTTTTTGTTGGCGGCCGTTCCTGCGTTGTTGGCGGCTTTTGCCTACGCCAGTTTATCGTCGGCCATGCCCCAAGCGGGCGGGAGCTACGTTTTTGCCAGCCGAGGCTTGCATCCGTACTTGGGCTTTGTGGCGAGTTTTTCGCAGTGGTTTGGCCTCACGATTGTCATTGGCGTCATTTGCTACGTCATTGTGCCGTTTTTTAGGGACATTGCCAATGCACTCGGCTGGGACACGACTGCGCAGTTGCTTGAAACGGGCTGGGTAAGGCTCACGTTGGCATTGGCGTTGCTGTGGACGTTTGTGGGAATAAATATGCGCGGATTGGCGTTTTACGAACGCACCCTCATTCCGCTCATGGTGTTGATGTTTGTGCTGGGAGCCATTGTCATTGTAGCGGGTTTTTACTTCAATCATGCTGATTTTGTCGCGGCTTTGGCTATAAAAGAAAACCGTGCGATTTCTATTTCGAGCGTGGCTACGTTTGACTGGAGCACGTTTTTGTCGGCAGGTGCGGTGTTGTTTGCCAGTTTTATTGGGTTTGATTCCATTGCGCAGGCAGGGGGAGAGGCCAAAAACCCTGAGCAAATGCTGCCCCGTGCCATCGCCTTGGCGGTACTCATCGTAGGCTGTTTTTACTTCGTATTTACGGCGGCTGTTTACCACGCTATTCCATGGCAGTACATTGCCGAAGAAGCCAGCAAAAAAGACATTTCGGCCCCTGGACTCTTTAGTATTTTATTGACCCCGCAGTGGGGTGTTGCCATTTTGGTAGGAGCGACCATTGCCTTGGTCAACGACCTTCCTGCCATGTTGTTATCGGTGTCACGCTTGCTTTTTGCGTGGGCCGAAGATGGCATTTTCCCCAAAACCCTTGCCGACATCGACCCCCACACGCACACGCCCAAACGTGCCTTGCTGTTGAGCGGAGGCATGGCGACGATTGGGATATTGGGAAGCCATTTTGCCAGCGATTTTTTCTTGGGAGTTGACATCATGGTGACCAGTATGTTGGTCAATTTTTTACTGATGTGCATTACCTTATTGACCCTCCCCAAACGCAACCCTGCCATTGCGCAGCGCATCAAAGTATTGGCGTCGCCTTGGCTTCGTCGTACGTTGGCGTGGGCAGGTATTGGGTGTTTGGTGGCATTTTTGGGAATACACGTGT